A section of the Hemibagrus wyckioides isolate EC202008001 linkage group LG04, SWU_Hwy_1.0, whole genome shotgun sequence genome encodes:
- the gemin7 gene encoding gem-associated protein 7, which yields MTLPASSTDQQVSVMHQSPFTNPPSAVSLKEEEAVFPVPVAAVGVPSIKPERTEMKNPVNVLRLPRGPDPHSRGFDPSSPRYVALCPSSIPASATSCTDLRKVEEEQRIRSELRERFLRTLIAMTDKQVHFRMYEKVQVQAKFGASDIDVLNFQVSDLQTPLGVQKEALLRCQDVISYSFNL from the exons atgacacttcCGGCTTCCTCTACTGACCAGCAGGTGTCGGTAATGCATCAGTCTCCTTTTACAAACCCGCCGTCAGCCGTCAGTCTGAAAGAAGAAGAGGCGGTATTTCCGGTTCCGGTTGCTGCAGTGGGAGTCCCGAGC ATTAAGCCTGAGAGAACCGAGATGAAGAACCCGGTCAATGTGTTGCGCTTGCCCAGAGGTCCAGACCCTCACAGCCGTGGGTTTGACCCCAGCTCACCCCGGTACGTCGCCCTGTGTCCCTCGTCCATCCCGGCGTCCGCCACGAGCTGTACTGACCTCAGGAAGGTAGAGGAAGAGCAGAGAATCCGCTCAGAACTGCGAGAACGGTTCCTCAGGACTCTGATAGCCATGACGGATAAACAGGTTCACTTCAGAATGTATGAAAAAGTTCAAGTGCAGGCAAAATTCGGAGCCTCGGACATCGATGTTCTGAACTTTCAGGTTTCTGACCTGCAGACCCCTCTGGGTGTTCAGAAGGAGGCATTACTCAGGTGTCAGGATGTGATCTCCTACTCCTTTAACCTGTGA